One window from the genome of Cryptomeria japonica chromosome 6, Sugi_1.0, whole genome shotgun sequence encodes:
- the LOC131039705 gene encoding zinc finger CCCH domain-containing protein 56 has product MEYEVETSGVAAEIGMGMSGVGIEVDGYWAGVNEQEIWATEEEYDQASQGYRLSDGGGWSGGMDYRVGGFEGRQSRSGSEPSHKKSKNTHGDFQGNGSRGRGGYQGEFVQGTSSGTPPPSNGTAEGGSTSGGGKGKGTGRMFFKTKLCCKFRAGTCPYSSNCNFAHGMEELRKPPPNWQEIVAAQEDHTPRSEIRGENQIPCVSSSAAGGDSQRFHKTRHCKKFYTEAGCPYGDSCNFVHDDQSRSRESVAISLGPTTSTGSGNGAGNGNNGNGPFQRPLNWKTRICNKWETTGHCPFGEKCHFAHGLAELQKFGGGIADADNGDASVGPRNDLKQTGTLTKSQMEAGSGQATSVYNTDNFVIGTSNQRSIGSFLVQKQGQKILPKWKGPDKISKIYGDWIEDNEWEYITRPTASPIEKVNQAEEEITNEV; this is encoded by the exons ATGGAATATGAAGTGGAAACAAGTGGTGTGGCAGCTGAGATTGGGATGGGAATGAGTGGAGTTGGAATTGAAGTAGATGGTTATTGGGCCGGTGTGAATGAACAGGAGATTTGGGCAACTGAGGAAGAATATGATCAAGCATCCCAGGGTTATAGGCTTTCGGATGGAGGTGGATGGAGTGGTGGTATGGATTACAGGGTAGGGGGGTTTGAGGGCCGGCAGAGCCGGTCTGGCAGTGAACCCTCGCATAAGAAATCCAAAAACACGCACGGTGATTTTCAAGGGAATGGATCCAGAGGCCGTGGTGGTTATCAGGGGGAATTTGTTCAAGGGACAAGCTCTGGTACTCCACCTCCCTCAAATGGGACTGCAGAAGGAGGATCAACATCTGGGGGAGGTAAGGGAAAGGGAACAGGCAGGATGTTCTTCAAGACTAAGCTTTGCTGCAAATTCAGGGCAGGCACGTGCCCTTACAGCTCCAATTGCAATTTTGCTCATGGGATGGAAGAGCTCAGAAAACCTCCTCCAAATTGGCAAGAGATTGTGGCTGCACAGGAAGATCACACTCCACGATCGGAGATCCGGGGTGAGAATCAGATTCCTTGTGTCAGTTCTTCAGCTGCTGGGGGTGATTCACAGCGGTTTCATAAGACCAGACATTGTAAGAAGTTTTATACAGAGGCTGGTTGCCCTTACGGAGACAGCTGCAATTTTGTGCACGATGATCAATCAAGGTCAAGGGAGAGTGTAGCTATAAGCTTGGGGCCAACTACTAGCACGGGAAGTGGGAATGGGGCTGGAAATGGGAACAATGGAAATGGACCATTCCAAAGACCTTTGAATTGGAAAACTCGAATTTGCAACAAATGGGAAACAACAGGACACTGCCCATTTGGAGAAAAATGCCATTTCGCTCATGGTCTGGCAG AACTTCAGAAGTTTGGCGGAGGCATTGCAGATGCAGATAATGGGGATGCATCGGTTGGCCCTCGGAATGACCTAAAGCAAACTGGGACATTGACAAAATCCCAGATGGAAGCTGGTTCAGGACAAGCAACTTCTGTCTATAACACAGACAACTTTGTTATTGGAACCTCTAATCAACGTTCCATAGGAAGCTTTCTGGTTCAGAAACAAGGTCAAAAGATTTTACCAAAGTGGAAGGGCCCAGATAAAATCAGTAAAATTTATGGCGATTGGATTGAGGATAATGAATGGGAGTATATAACTCGCCCAACTGCATCACCGATTGAGAAAGTGAATCAGGCTGAGGAAGAAATAACCAATGAGGTATAA